The segment ATTACCTTCAATAATCCGGCAGCACGCAATGCTTTGACATGGCCAATGTATGAAGAGCTCAAGCATATATGTGATTCGCTAGCCAATAACCCAGCTATTCGAGTAGCCATTTTTAGAGGCGCTGGCGATAAAGCTTTTGTTTCTGGTAGCGATATTGAGCAGTTTGTTGCCCTTCAGGAGGATGAAGCTTATGAAGTGGCGGTTGATGCCATCTTTCATTCATTGCAACATCTCCCCATTCCAACCATTGCAGTCATTGAAGGCTTAGCGGTTGGTAGTGGATTATTAATTGCGACGGCATGTGATTTTCGAATCTCCACTGCCGATGCGAAGTTTGGAATTCCGATTGCAAGAACATTGGGGAATGGTTTATCGCCCAATAATGTCTCCTGGCTTACTGCCCATTTAGGTGTGCCGATGTTCAAACGGATGCTACTTAGCGCTGAACTGATTAAAGCGCCTGAGTTATTGGATTTGGGTTATCTCTATCAATTGGCTCTGGCAACAGAAATTACAGAACAGGCCAATGCCTTAGCTAATAAATTGGTAACACTTGCCCCCATTACTCAAAAATCTAGCAAGCTCTCCTTAGCTCGCTTACTAGAAAGCAATCTGCCAGACTGTACGGCACTGATGAGAGAAACCTATAACAGCGCTGACTTCAAGGAAGGGGTTAATGCCTTTCTAGCGGGACGGCCGCCAAAGTGGCTTGGTAAATAGCGATTTAGTAGAGATTAAATAATATTGATCTTGATTGGTGTTAAGCCCTCAACCGATCCCTCAAGAACATCGCCCTTTTTCACAGGACCAACGCCAGCTGGCGTGCCAGACATAATCAAGTCACCTGGCTCAAGAGTAAATAAGGTGGATAGGTAGGCAATCGTATCTGGGATATTCCAAATCAATTGGTTTAAGTTGCCTTCTTGACGCACTTCGCCATTCACTAATAAGGCAATTCTGCCTTGATCCAGATGACCACACTGGCTTACAGGAGTAATCGCAGCGCAAGGGGCGGATTGATCAAAAGCCTTACCCGTATCCCAAGGGCGACCCATTTTTTTTGCTTCCCCTTGGAGATCACGACGAGTCATATCCAAACCTACGCCATAACCATATACATGTTCGAGTGCTTTATCAGCGGGAATATTAGCGCCCCCTTTGCCAATCGCAACGACCATCTCCACTTCATGATGAACATCTTTTGAAAGATTGGGGTATTGCATATCCTTACCATCAGCCACAATAGAGTTAGCTGGCTTCATAAAAAAGAATGGTGGCTCGCGATCTGGATCATGCCCCATCTCACGCGCATGATCTGCGTAGTTCCGCCCAACACAATAAATTCGGTTCACAGCAAAACGGCGTGAATCGCCTACCACTGGCAAAGAAGGAATTGGTGATGGATCAATCACATATGCGGTGCTCATGAACTGCCTTTCGGGTAAGGATGTATGTATTCAAGACTGAATGCGATGGATTATGACATTACTTCTATTCAGGATTTTTAGGGGGCGTCTTGGTACTAACTTTAAGCATCAAAATACTTAGGGAAAGCAAAAAAGTGAGGGCGTTAGCCAGAATCAAAGGCCACTTTTCAATTATGAGACCGTAAATAAGCCATAGTCCAACCCCCGAAGTGAAAAGGCTGTACATGCCCAAAGAAATCCCCGATAAATCCCTAGTCTTCCAGGAACGAATCACTTGAGGCAAAAAGGCAATCGTCGTTAAGAAGGCTGCGCAATAGCCCAATAGCTCAACATAGTGCGGCTCAAGATTCATACAGAAATCTATGGCTTTTTATTCAGCTTTGCTTTGCGCGCCTCAATCTCTTTATTAATGGCTGCCAGAGTATTTGCGTCAGGCGATTTCCAGTTTCCGCCAGACTTATTGGCCATGTAAACCACAGCATCTGAGAATTTCTCAATACTGAGGTTTGGGTTTCCCCCTTTTGCTGGCATACCCCGCACGCCTACATAACCATGTGCAGTCAAGGTAACCTGCCCTTCCGCTATCAAAGGAGCCCACTTTGCTTTATCGCCAACCTTAGGTGCATTCAAAACCCCAGAGCTGTGGCAAGCAGCACACACCTGTTTATAGGTATTCTCACCGAGCTCTGCAAAAGCAATAGCAGGAATTGCCATGGAAACAGCCAAAGTCAAAGGATAGGTAATGCGTTTCATAGGAACCTCATTGAGCAGAAATGATCATTCTATTAATTTAGCCTATTTTTCATCGAGAGGTATAGAAGATGGGATGATTTAGAGCCAGCCTGCAATTTGACGTTTAAGACCCACTGATTTGTAGCCTGGAATATCGCTCGATAAGCTGCGAATTTTCCGAATCAATTTAGCCACATCCTTATTGCTCGCCAATTCCTCTCCCATTGCTAAAAAGAAGAATTCATCTTTGAGGTAAATGAAATCTAGGCCATTTTCAATTGCCACACTTTTAACCCCCATACCCACATCAGCCTTTTTAGCCAAAATCGACATGGCGATAGCCGAATGGGTGAACTCTTCATTGACATAGCCTTTAATGGATTCAGCCTGAATACCATTCTTCTTCAGTAGGGTATCTAAGAGAAGACGTGTACCCGATCCTTTTTGGCGATTGATAAAGCGAATGCGCGACCGCACCAGATCTTTCACTGAAGTAATCCCCAGGGGATTACCCTTTGCAACCATGAATCCCTGGACTCGCTTCATCACTGGGAAGATTTGCATGCCTTCTGACTTTAAGCGCTTAGCAATTACCTGCGAGCTCGATGGATCCGAAATATGAAACCCAGCAATATCTACTTCATAGTTGAGTAGACGCTCAAGAGCCTCACCGGAACCTGCTGTAATGAGTTCAAAGCCACCGATCTCCATTACTGATCTGTGAATGACGGGATCACTACTACTTGCCAGACGCCACTGTTTTTTGGCCTTGACCCTAAATTGAGAAAAACCCTCTTCTAAATGGGCAAGACTACTCTGCCCCAGTCTCATGGTCTTTTGATCAAAATCATCCGTAAATTGAATGAGATATTGAGCATACTCAGATAACTGCGAGCCATGCCCCCTGACCCGATCAATGAGCTTAAAACCCAAGGCCTGCTCGACATCATTCAGCTTTTGCCAAACATTGCGATAAGACAAGCCCATCTTTTTGCAGGCAGACATTAAGGTTTTACCGTGCTCAATATCCTTTAAGAGGCTAGTTAACCAGACCAAATCGACTACTGCGGGGTCTTTAGCGTTCTTACCGCCAAATACAAGAGTGGGTCGAATCTGAATTCTCATATGTAATTTTTTGCATATTCATGTTTTGTAATATGACAAATCTTAACCGAACCTATCCTAGGAAGCGAACCAAAATGAAAATGACATTGAATCGAATATTCACTGTAGCGCTGACAGCCTTTGCCCTCTTGAGCACCCAAGCTAGCGCCCAAGAAAAAAGTATTGTCGTCTCCTCAACAACTTCTACCGAACAATCCGGCCTCTTTGGATTTATGTTGCCAATCTTCAAGATGAAGACTGGCATCGATGTCAAAGTAGTTGCCGTTGGCACAGGGCAAGCATTAGATATTGGCCGTCGTGGTGATGCGGATGTTGTGTTCGTACACGATAAAGTTGCCGAAGATAAATTTGTTGCTCAAGGATATTCTACTAAGCGCAATGAAGTGATGTACAACGACTTTGTATTGATTGGGCCTAAATCGGATCCCGCCAAAATTGGTGGCGGTAAAGATATTCAGGCGGCCTTTCAAAAAATCGCTTCTGCTAAAGCGCCGTTTGTTTCTCGTGGAGACAAAAGTGGTACCCATGCTGCTGAGTTACGCTACTGGAAGGATGCTGGCATCCAAGTTACTCCAAGCATGACTTGGTATAAGGAAACAGGTTCAGGTATGGGTCCTGCTCTGAACACCGCCTCTGCCATGAATGGCTACATCTTGGCCGATCGCGCCACTTGGTTGAACTTTAAGAATCGTGGTGATTTGGCGATTCTGGTGGAAGGTGATCCAAAGCTATTTAATCAATACGGCATCATGTTAGTGAACCCAGCCAAGTTCCCGCACGTCAAAAAAGCAGCAGGTCAGACTTTCATCGACTGGATTACCTCTAAAGATGGTCAAGATGTGATAGCCATGTACAAAATTAATGGTGAACAACTCTTCTTCCCGAATGCAAAACCATAATTAACAAAGGAAATGTGATGGAACTCAAAGTTAAACTGAGCGCTAGAAATACCCTCAAAGGCAAGGTAGTTGAGCTCAAGATGGGTCAAACCACTTCACACGTCAAGATTGATATTGGTGGTGGCCACATTGTGACTGCCTCCATTACCAATGAAGCGGTTGATGAATTACAGCTCAAGGCCGGTGATCAAGCCTGGGCCATCATTAAGGCATCAGATGTGATGATTGCTAAAGAAGCTTAAATCTCTTGATGCAATAAGAAAAGGCCCGCATAGCGGGCCTTTTTATTACTAAATACTGCTGGCTTATTTCTTACCTGCTACAAAGCCAATGGCAGTGTCATCCACAAACTCAACCATGACATCATCACCAGACTTGAATTTCTCAAGACCAAGAACGCTTTTATCTACCTTAACCTTCTGCTTCTCACCAGATGGCAATGTAAATGTCACTACACGTGATTGCGCATCAATTGTGCTGATCTTAACGGTGGCATAAACTGTATCGGTTGTTTCTTCGAATGGCTTAGCAGAACCTTTGCCAGAAATCACAACAGAACGGACACCAGATACTCCAGGCTTAGCACCTTTAGGTGCGGCTACCAAGCCAACAGCAATCGCTTGTGCGTGCTCAACAACAAATAAATCACCTTTTTTTACTTTATCCAAGTCATTGACTTGCTTAGCAACGTTCATCTGCGCTAAGTTACCATTGGCATCACGCAAAACAACGATACGCTTTTGAACATCAACAGAGTCTACAGTTGCGCTAAGAACAATTGCTTCAGCTGCCAGTGGCAGCATCTTAGCCGGGGCTTGAGCGGCTACTGAGCCCGCAGCAAATACACCAATGGATGCAATTAATGAGGCAAGTAAAGATTTCTTCAAAATAACTCCCAAATAAAGGTTTAAAAGAAATGTTCTAAAAATGAACATCACAATTCATTGTACCCATGATAGGCATCCTTTCTAAGCCCTAGAGCTAATGCTATGGCCTAGCAGGGATTTTTGCTACATTTGAGTGCATTCCACCCTACTCACTCTCAATAAGCCCCATCATTCACATGATTTTGATTAAAAACTGGCAAGAAGCGCAGCGCGAAGCCTACTTCGTTCGTGAGTCGGTATTCATTCAAGAGCAAGGGGTCCCAGCAGCTTTAGAGCTTGATGAATTTGATTATCAGGCTCAACATGCCCTTGCCTACCAGGCATCAAAATGCATTGGCACAGGCCGCTTAGTGATTTTGAGCCCAAAGGAGGGGCGTATTGGTCGCATGGCAGTATTAAAAGCGTATCGGGGTAAAGGGTTTGGCAAGCTGCTATTACAGTCTCTCATTGGGCAAGCCGGGCAGCAAGGTCTGACACAGCTGACACTCCATGCGCAACTGACAGCCATTTCTTTTTACGAACCATTTGGATTTGAGGCTGTAGGCGAGCCCTATGATGAAGCCGGAATACCCCATCGCGATATGATTCTTCATATATTTACCTTAGATCAGAATTTATGAGTAATATTTCAAGCACCCCTTTTCTCTTTCGCGTTTGCTACTCCGATACGGATGCAGCAGGCTTTGTGTATCACGCACGCTATTTAGAGATCTTTGAGCGAAGTCGTTCCCAGTGGTTACAAGACCGCAACTTAAGTCCGACCAAACTAATTAATGAGCACGGTATATTGCTTCCGGTGCGTGAGCTCACTATGAACTTTCATCGACCTGGCCGCTTGGATGACCTATTGAGCATTGATCAAGTCATTGAGCGTCGTGGTCGCACACAAATTTCTGTCAAACAAACTGCCACACGCATCAGCGATAGCGCTGATCCCGAGCTCATTGCTAGCGGCCTACTACATATTGTGTGTGTCGATACTATTACACTCAAACCTAAAGCTTTTCCAGATTGGCTGTTTACCGCTGATCAGCCAACTTCAGAATAATGGAGATGAATATGCAAGAAGGAAAATTACTAACCTTTGTCAAAGGCATGGCACAGTTGCTAGAAGAGCAGCCCAGTGAAGCGATTATTTTTTCAAAAGGGAAGATGCTTTTGGAGGCGCTAGTTCGCGAAGATGATTGGCTGCCCGCAGATTTTTGCAAAACACATCCTGATTACTATCAGCAGTACTTACTGTACGCAGACCCACTTGATCGCTTTTCTGTTGTGAGCTTTGTTTGGGGGCCAAACCAAAAAACGCCAGTACATAACCATACTGTGTGGGGCATGGTCGGCCAGCTTCGCGGCCAAGAGCGCAGTGCCAATTACTATCGCCAGGCCGATGGTAGCTTGAAACCTGGTGAATCTAGCGTCTGCAAACCTGGTGAGGTGGCAACGGTATCTCCCAATACCCATGACATTCATGTAGTAGCCAATGATTTAGATGATCAAGCCTCGATTAGTATTCATGTGTACGGTGGCAATATTGGACGTATTCAACGTGCAGTATTTGAACCGACTACTGGGGCTGAAAAATTATTTGTCTCTGGATATGCCAACAGCGTGAGTCCTAACCTTTGGAATATGAGCACCAAGAGCGCTTGATAGCTTAAAATAAGCGCTCTTACTGCAATCACTTGAAGTGTGGCAGCTCACCCCGTTGGCCGGGATAGTCGTTTAATTGAATACGGGCCAATTTTCTATTGGCTCCTATGTTATTTACAGATCTTGGTTTATCCGAATCCATTCTTCGCGCTATTAATGAGGAAGGCTATACCAGCCCTACCCCCATTCAAGCAAAGTCCATTCCTGCAGTATTAAAAGGCGGCGACCTTCTTGCAGCAGCGCAAACGGGTACAGGCAAAACCGCTGGCTTTACCCTCCCAATTTTGCAACGCTTATCCACTAGCCCTAAGGCTAGTTCAGGCAAGCGTCAATTACGGGTTTTAATCCTGACCCCGACTCGCGAATTAGCCGCTCAAGTACAAGAGTCTGTAACAACGTATGGAAAATATACTGGCCTAAAGTCTGCGGTGATTTTCGGTGGAGTTGGTGCCAATCCCCAGATCAAAGCCATTGCGGCTGGCCTAGATATTCTGGTTGCTACCCCGGGGCGCTTGCTCGATCTCATGTCTCAAAATTGTGTGTCATTAAGTGCCATTGAAATCCTCGTCTTAGATGAAGCTGATCGTATGCTAGACATGGGGTTTTTGCGCGATATTAAAAAGATTTTGGCTGCCCTGCCAAAGCAACGTCAAAACCTTTTATTCTCAGCGACGTTTTCTGCAGAGATTAAAGCCTTAGCGGATGGTTTACTGAATTCGCCTGAGTTGATTGAGGTAGCCCGTAGCAATAGTGCTAATGAAGCAATTGCACAGCTCATTCATCCAGTAGATAGAACTAAAAAACATCCTCTATTGGCTCATCTCATCAGCACCAATCAGTGGAAGCAAGTACTTGTCTTTACTCGTACTAAACATGGCGCCAATAAATTGGTCACCCAATTAGAAAAAGATGGCATTACCAGTATGGCCATCCACGGCAATAAGAGTCAAAGCGCCCGCACGAAAGCCTTGGCCGATTTTAAGGATGGAAAAATTACGGTTTTAGTCGCGACGGATATTGCGGCTCGTGGGATTGACATTGACCAACTACCCCATGTAGTCAACTATGATCTGCCAAATGTCTCTGAGGACTATGTACATCGAATTGGTAGAACCGGTAGGGCCGGCTCAAATGGCGTGGCCGTTTCTTTAGTCTGCGTCGATGAACATCAAATGCTCAGGGATATTGAAACATTAATTAAGCAAAAGCTTCCTCAAGAAGTCATTGCTGGCTTTGAACCTGATCCTAATGCAGTAGCGCAACCAATTCAATTGCGAAGCCAACAGCACCAACAGTCCAGAAAACCTCGCCCCGCTGGCGCTGGCAATAGTGGCAATCGTGCGAGCAAGCCTGCAAGTAAAAATGGTAACGCGCCCAAAAGGAGTTTTAACCGTTAATTTTGATAAGCTAACAAGAGGCAAAATGACAGCCCAGTCAGAGAGCTAATTCCTTTTAGCCCTCAAGAGAAGTCTATTCGCAGCAATATGCCATTGGGGATACAAGATGATTAAAGTAATTGGCCTCATCCAACTTAATGACCTTCATGCCTTTGAAGAGTATCGCAGTCAAGTGGGTCAAACAGTTGAGCAATACGGGGGTGTAGTAGCCTATCGTGGCAAAGCCAATCTGCCACTATGGAACGAACTGGCATGCGCGCCGTTTGACGCTGTTGTTGAACTAGAATTCCCAAACCTGGCAAGTGCAACTGCTTGGTCTACTAGCACCCAATATCAAAACTTAGTACCGGTGAGAAGTAAAGCGATGAAGCTCACCTTATTTACAGTCTCCGAATAAAACAAAGCCCAGCTCCTTTTGAGGGCTAGGCTTTGTTTTGCAACTAAAAACTGTCAGGAACTGCCAAGCAGAATTACTTCTTGGCTTCCATCGCCTCTTTAGCTGCAGTAATTTCTTTACGACGCTCTTTGCATGCGCCAGCAATTTCTTGAAGGGCCTTACGAGCACGTGCAGCCGAAGCCTTAATACCCTTTTCAATAAACTTTTCGTTCTCTGCTTTGTAAGTTTCAAAAGCAGCTAACAATGTATCGTGTTGTGACATCTTGTCTCCTATCAATCAAATAAATGTTCAATACCAACAGCGTAATCAGTATATCCCCAGAAAAAGTAATGAAAATATGGGGTGAAATAAGGGATAACGCTTAGATGGCAAATATCCTCCAAAATATGAAAAATACTAAAAAACACTGGAGACACACATGAAAATCACAAATACCCTTATTTTTTGACGCTAAACCCCTACATTGGGGGTTTTAGTTCACTATTAAAACAGCCGGCGCACTGACCGATTGATGAGAGCCCATTACGAAAAACAATTATGTCCATCCAAAATAAAGATTACGCATTTGTACGCAATAAATTACTCAACAAGGAAGATCTGGCATTTTTAGATGTTCGCGAAGAAGGGCCTCATGCAGAAGAGCATCCCTTATTTGCTGCCAATTTTCCACTTTCTCGCCTAGAAATAGATGCCTATAGCAAGCTCCCTAGGAAAGATGTTGATATTGTTACTTTAGATGATGGTGAGGGTTTTGCACAACTTGCTGCGGAGCGACTCCAAGCACTTGGGTACGCAAATGTTTCAGTCTTTGGTGGTGGCGTTAGTGCCTGGAAAGCAGCTGGCGGAGAAGTATTTAGGGATGTAAACGTCCCTAGCAAATCTTTTGGTGAGCTCGTCGAATCTAAAAGACACACCCCATCACTGTCAGCGCAAGAGGTAAAGCAGTTGCTCGACAATAATGAAGATGTGGTTGTAGTGGATGTGCGTCGTTTTGATGAATACCAAACTATGAGTATTCCAACGGGCATCAGCGTACCAGGTGCCGAGTTGGTGTTACGTCTTCCAGAAATTGCCCCTAATCCTAAAACGAAAGTAATCGTCAACTGTGCTGGAAGAACCCGCAGCATTATCGGCACACAATCTCTCATAAACGCTGGCATCCCCAATGAGGTTAATGCTTTACGTAATGGCACTATTGGTTGGACTTTGGCGGGTCAAGAGTTAGATAAAGGTGCGAGTCGTCGCTTTTCTGAAGTGAGCGAATCTACCGCACATACAGCGGCGCAGCGTGCACGAAGTGTTGCTGATCAGGCTGGCGTGAAGCGAGCAACAATTTCTGACCTTGCGCAATGGCAGTCACAGACCGGTCGCACCACCTACTTCTTTGACCCAAGAACGCCTGAGGAATACGAAGCTGGTCATTTACCAGGCTTTAGGTCTACCCCAGGCGGACAATTGGTCCAGGAAACTGAAATGGTTGCTCCTGTTAGGGGTGCGCGGATTGTATTAGCCGATCCAGGTGGTGTTCGCGCCAATATGCCTGCCTCCTGGTTGGCGCAGATGGGCTGGGATGTATATGTGCTTGACGGCATCACAGAGGCGCAATTAACCGAAAAAGGTGCATGGAAACCTTCCCTACCAACACACCCTAAGAGCAATGCTGTTGATCTAAAGACATTAGAGACTTGGCTTAAAACAGATCAACTAACCGTCGTAGTCGACTTGAGCACTCATGCTAACTATGTGAAGGGCCACATCCCAGGTAGCTGGTTCATTTTGCGCTCACAACTAGCACAGGATATTGGCAATCTACCCCCTGCAAAGCGCTATGTCCTGTCCAGTGGACCTGCTGAGTTAAGCCTCTTTGCTGCGCAAGAATTTTCCTCATTCTGCAATGCAGAAGTATTCGTTCTCAGTGGTGGGAATGCGGCATGGACAAACGCAGGACTAGAGCTTGAAAAAGGCCCTAGCAATCTAGCGTCACCTGCACTCGATAGATATAAGCGCCCTTATGAAGGTACTAATGTTGATCCAGCTGCCATGCAAGCGTATTTAGATTGGGAGTTTGGACTCGTAGCACAGTTGGGCAAAGATGGGACACATCACTTTTGGGTCCTATAAGAATGTCTCGCTCACTAACATTAATCATCCCCGCATTAATATTGGTGACGAGCATTAGCGCTTGCGGTCGAGAAGACTACACCACATGGTCTTGCAAAGATGCTAGCGGGAGCAAGCACACCATGATTCTGAAGCAAGCACAAATGTCTTTTGAGAATCAACAATTTGATTTTTGTGGCAGTCTTGGCCCCAAAAGCTATTTTGATTTAAAGTGCCCTGCTCAGCCTCAGGACTCCAGCAAGGTATTTATTCCTAGCAGTGGTGACCTTATTAGTAATGGCGCAAGCTTTCAATGCAATGCCCTTTAAAGATAAAAACCCACTTAGTCCGAAAAAATTACTGCTTAGTAAGTGGACTGCCGTTCACCCGATCAAGAAGCGGAAGCACTTTTTAGTGAGCAAGCTCATCACGCCAGAATTGCCTGATGCTCCCATTGAGCATGTCGAGATTGAGGCTGTATTTGACCAGTCGGTAAAGATTATTCCATGGCGCGAATTGCAAGATGGAGCAATTTGGCGCCAAGGATGGCTATAAAAAAACCGCCTACAACAAGTAGGCGGTTTGCATTTGCTCATAGAAGACCAAAAGATTACTTCGGTTTTTTCTTAGCAGCAGTCTTATGAAGATGCTCTTCAATATTTTTCTCTGCAGCATCAGCTACTTGATTCACAATCTTTCTACCTTCCTTAAACATCTTTTGCCCAGCGGTAGACATTTCATGCACAACCTTAGAGAGCTTATCAGCTTGACCTGGAATTTTGCTTTCAGCATCTTCCAGCCAAGTGACTAAAGAATTGCGCACCTTCTCCAAATGCTTCTCGGTTTCATCAGCGGCATCATCACCAAGATCCTTTAGTACAGACTTTACTTTCTTCTGATAAACAGAAACACGCTTTGCTGTCTCTTTTGCCGCTTCTTCTTGCAAGTCTTTTAACTTATTAAGGTCATTTTTAGCCGCAGACTTTGCGCTCTCCAAGGCATTTTTCATGCCCCATTGAATTTCTGCCAAATGGGATTCACTTAACTCCTTAGCGGCATCTAGCAATTTATGAGAATACGTAAAAAGCTCTTTTGCCTTCTCTTGTTGCCATGCCTGAATTTCTTTGTGGTCCATGCTTTTCTCCTTTGTTCAAAATAAGGTTGTCACTTGGTAAATCTCTACTTCCACTCTATACCGAAATCATGACAATTCCAATTACCAAGCAATTTAGTCATAAAATTACCGTATGGACACCCAAAAAAGCCCTTATGAACTGATTGGCGGCTCTCAAAAAGTCGATGAATTGGTAGATCGTTTTTATGATTTGATGGCCCTTGAAGAGTCTTTTGCAGAGTTACGCGCCATGCATTCTCAAGACCTCTCAAATTCGCGGGAAAAGCTCAAACTCTTTTTATCTGGCTGGCTAGGTGGTCCTGATATTTACTCGCCTCAGTATGGACATCCCAGATTAAGAGCGCGCCACCTTCCCTTTAAGATTGGACTCAAGGAGCGTAATCAATGGCTAGCCTGTATGTTCCAAGCAATGGAAGAGTGTGGGATTACCGGTGAATTAGGCGCAAAACTCGAAGAGTCTTTTTTCAATACTGCGGACTGGATGAGAAATCAGCCGAACTGATTTTTAATTAAATCACTTGTTTTATATTGCCTGAGCACAGGCAAAGCCACTCGCCCATGCCCACTGAAAGTTATGACCTCCAAGATGGCCAGTCACATCTACGCATTCCCCGATAAAGTAAAGTCCAGGATGCTTGCGAGACATCATAGTTTGACCATCAAGCTCCTTCGTATCAACACCACCTAACATCACTTCTGCTTTTTTCCAACCCAAAGTACCTGCGGGTTTTACTGACCAGTTGGTAATGAGCTCTTTGAGTGCTTGACGATCCTTTTTGGAGACCTCTGCCCATTTACGACCAAGCAAATTCTTTTGCTCAGCAAATGCCTTAGCTAATCGCAGCGGCATCACCGATGCGAGAATATTTTCAGTGAGCTTTAAGCGATTGTCTTCATGATTAAAAAGATCATCGCAGTTAAATTGGCCATTTGCCTCTACGGCGCCTAGCCAATCAATATGAATCGCCTCTCCTTCTGCCCAATAACTACTCGCTTGTAGTACTGCAGGGCCTGATAAGCCTTTGTGGGTCAATAGCAAGTCTTCATGAAACCGGCATGCCCCATAACGATCCCCTTTTGAGCCTGCAGCAATACGTACTGGCAGACTCAGGCCCGCTAGCGCATTGAGATTCTCAAATTCACCTGAGGTGAAAGACAAAGGTACTAAAGCTGGACGCGGATCAATGACCCGAAGCCCGTATTGCTTAGCGATATCTAAAGAAAAAGCTGTCGCACCAATGGCGGGAACAGGTAAGCCCCCCGTAGCCATCACCACAGACCGGCTATGCTCAACACCGCCATCCGTTTGAATAAGCCACTCACCAGCCTCATGAGAGATGGCATTAATCACAACTGGATGACGAATCTGCACTTTTCCCTTAGCGCACTCACCCATCAACATGTCGATAATTTGCTTTGCTGAATCATCACAAAATAACTGGCCTTGGTGTTTCTCGTGATAAGCAATGCGGTAGGTCTGAACGAGCTTAATAAAATCTTGAGAGGAGTAGCGCGCTAAAGCACTTTTTACAAAGTGTGGATTAAGGGATAAGAAATTAGCTGGGCTACTATGTAGGTTAGTGAAGTTACATCGCCCACCACCACTAATCCGAATCTTTTCTCCTAAAACCTCAGCATGGTCTAAGACCAGCACTTTTTTTCCTAGCTGCCCCGCTAC is part of the Polynucleobacter sp. es-EL-1 genome and harbors:
- a CDS encoding enoyl-CoA hydratase/isomerase family protein; this translates as MNSTPPCVDLVLDGQIASITFNNPAARNALTWPMYEELKHICDSLANNPAIRVAIFRGAGDKAFVSGSDIEQFVALQEDEAYEVAVDAIFHSLQHLPIPTIAVIEGLAVGSGLLIATACDFRISTADAKFGIPIARTLGNGLSPNNVSWLTAHLGVPMFKRMLLSAELIKAPELLDLGYLYQLALATEITEQANALANKLVTLAPITQKSSKLSLARLLESNLPDCTALMRETYNSADFKEGVNAFLAGRPPKWLGK
- a CDS encoding fumarylacetoacetate hydrolase family protein, yielding MSTAYVIDPSPIPSLPVVGDSRRFAVNRIYCVGRNYADHAREMGHDPDREPPFFFMKPANSIVADGKDMQYPNLSKDVHHEVEMVVAIGKGGANIPADKALEHVYGYGVGLDMTRRDLQGEAKKMGRPWDTGKAFDQSAPCAAITPVSQCGHLDQGRIALLVNGEVRQEGNLNQLIWNIPDTIAYLSTLFTLEPGDLIMSGTPAGVGPVKKGDVLEGSVEGLTPIKINII
- a CDS encoding SemiSWEET transporter, producing MNLEPHYVELLGYCAAFLTTIAFLPQVIRSWKTRDLSGISLGMYSLFTSGVGLWLIYGLIIEKWPLILANALTFLLSLSILMLKVSTKTPPKNPE
- a CDS encoding cytochrome c5 family protein, with the protein product MKRITYPLTLAVSMAIPAIAFAELGENTYKQVCAACHSSGVLNAPKVGDKAKWAPLIAEGQVTLTAHGYVGVRGMPAKGGNPNLSIEKFSDAVVYMANKSGGNWKSPDANTLAAINKEIEARKAKLNKKP
- a CDS encoding substrate-binding domain-containing protein, producing the protein MRIQIRPTLVFGGKNAKDPAVVDLVWLTSLLKDIEHGKTLMSACKKMGLSYRNVWQKLNDVEQALGFKLIDRVRGHGSQLSEYAQYLIQFTDDFDQKTMRLGQSSLAHLEEGFSQFRVKAKKQWRLASSSDPVIHRSVMEIGGFELITAGSGEALERLLNYEVDIAGFHISDPSSSQVIAKRLKSEGMQIFPVMKRVQGFMVAKGNPLGITSVKDLVRSRIRFINRQKGSGTRLLLDTLLKKNGIQAESIKGYVNEEFTHSAIAMSILAKKADVGMGVKSVAIENGLDFIYLKDEFFFLAMGEELASNKDVAKLIRKIRSLSSDIPGYKSVGLKRQIAGWL
- a CDS encoding substrate-binding domain-containing protein is translated as MKMTLNRIFTVALTAFALLSTQASAQEKSIVVSSTTSTEQSGLFGFMLPIFKMKTGIDVKVVAVGTGQALDIGRRGDADVVFVHDKVAEDKFVAQGYSTKRNEVMYNDFVLIGPKSDPAKIGGGKDIQAAFQKIASAKAPFVSRGDKSGTHAAELRYWKDAGIQVTPSMTWYKETGSGMGPALNTASAMNGYILADRATWLNFKNRGDLAILVEGDPKLFNQYGIMLVNPAKFPHVKKAAGQTFIDWITSKDGQDVIAMYKINGEQLFFPNAKP
- a CDS encoding molybdopterin-binding protein; translated protein: MELKVKLSARNTLKGKVVELKMGQTTSHVKIDIGGGHIVTASITNEAVDELQLKAGDQAWAIIKASDVMIAKEA
- a CDS encoding GNAT family N-acetyltransferase; this encodes MILIKNWQEAQREAYFVRESVFIQEQGVPAALELDEFDYQAQHALAYQASKCIGTGRLVILSPKEGRIGRMAVLKAYRGKGFGKLLLQSLIGQAGQQGLTQLTLHAQLTAISFYEPFGFEAVGEPYDEAGIPHRDMILHIFTLDQNL
- a CDS encoding YbgC/FadM family acyl-CoA thioesterase, translating into MSNISSTPFLFRVCYSDTDAAGFVYHARYLEIFERSRSQWLQDRNLSPTKLINEHGILLPVRELTMNFHRPGRLDDLLSIDQVIERRGRTQISVKQTATRISDSADPELIASGLLHIVCVDTITLKPKAFPDWLFTADQPTSE